aaaaatatttttataacaaaataatgaaaggtaataatacaaatgtatttaaataacaagGTATAAAatctctaaaaaatatttataaattagcaaTTCTTAAAAAGACAATGGATGTAATCAATAACAAGTTGAATTGATGATAAATTGTGTTAAATGATTgcataaataagttataaaaaaaaaaaatttcatcaaaaataaaaaaaaacaatggttAATCTTCTTCATCTTCATCATTACCAAATTccaacattttgtttatttctgtaatttaaaaataacatattagtgaacaaaacaactaaaaatttattaaagataaatagtagttaatttaactagaaataattaaaaaggggTTTATAAGATAAGATTCATTTATCCtcctatgaataatatatttgaaacaatcAGTTCAGTGATGGCCAAAGAAGATTAATCCAGTAGAAACAAATCATAAATCTTAGTAGTGGTACAAATGTCTATAGCCCTCGAACAAACTGTTTAATATATCTTTTCaggaagtaaaataaatattaatggtataaatatagtataaatactataaaattacctttttttattataatattataactgaaataatatgtaatttaatatgtattttttttaaaaacctttgCAATGatattacaaacattaaaaaaaataaaaatagtaaattaaatagtaaaaaataatgatatattatattatttaaaatcattgctaacttaattttaaaataaaattaataatatgtcttgtccCTAGAGGACATTGCACCCGCTGTGtctctctgtcttacaaatgtgcgacataacaaaaactgttatgtgtgggaaagaaccgagaaaactacagtcataactaagaaacgacattttcaccacataaaattTGACTAGTTTTGGCTACTATTGGCTAGTTTTGGTTAATTTTAGTGCTGTTTCCCCGCCGCGCAATCTCGCCGTTGGTAATTATTGGCTTTCTTTATCTCGAATTAATCGTCTATTTTAGAAATTGCGTTTGGGAAATATGAGTTGCGCGCAGCTGTTGCCGATTCACTGGTACCCCGACCACCTCCTTACAGTAAAGCGCGATGCAAATGTGCAATGGTGGTGGTGACTGTCAACGTTCGGGATTGCAATTCATTTTGCCTACGACTATTTAATATTGCAGTCCACCACTcgaacacattatattttacatacaatgcCCAGACGTAAacgatgtttttaaaaaacctaaataaCTCGTTGCTAGGTAATTTTTATACCtgttatacaacatttttttttttcattaacacgAGATTTTTCTTACAGTACACGATTATTTTAATACCCTATAATGCATTTCAaacatataattacatttatggTGAGGTCCACAGATAAGCTCGTCATAGAAATAACGgctgaagatttttttttggttttccaaTTATCTGAGTACTCACCACCGTGCACTTGCAAATACTGTTAGAGAAATTTTCGATGTANNNNNNNNNNNNNNNNNNNNNNNNNNNNNNNNNNNNNNNNNNNNNNNNNNTATTTTGTCCAAAACTAGCGCATACCCGGCCCGATAGCGGCCCGCTAATGACAAGCGGGGGAAATGcccaccctgcccccccccccaaaatgacgccactgctacgcaatatcatttttattttttcgatatcggaacttcaaaaaaagtcattaaagtttgaaaaacaaataataatggactTTTGAAACAGTAAgacttttttcgtataagtgatatcaaaaaaataaaacgatattgcacagccaaagttctcctttttatgtagagaaaattttgtttcttagtAATGACTGCAACCTTCTTGGTTCTATTCCGTGCCAAAACGTTTTTGCTATGCTGTATGTGTGTAAGACTTTAGACTGAGATGACATATGTGGGTGCAACGTTCTCTTAAATCAGTAATTTATTAAGATAGAAGCTAATGTTGTTAGTCTATATAGTACTGGTTGTATCACCCGACTTCACCCGACACAAATAAACACACCTAAAGGCTAAAATGCGGTGTTGCGTATACCGGCGCTACAAGCGTATCTcgataatagatataaaatcataaagtaaatacattttaacaaatcgTTAAAGTAATGTAAAagttaaatctaaattttttttgaaaatgcaatttatataattcggctcattaaatttataaaatgttgctTCGACTTGTACTcttgttatttttaagtcattatgGAATATGGAGCAAAAGATTAGAAACAAAGGGAGGATCGTTAGTTATTTTTCTTagggaaatattttgaaaagtttgatttttttgtatgttcGAATTTTTGGCACAACCCCAGAGTTGAAGCCCATAGGTCCAGACgtgttttttatattgtgtgtattgCTGTCAATTAGTAAGCAATTGCTTATAGCATGTGAAGGTGATCACTTAGTTGTATAATCTTTTTGACTTTATGTGTTTGGCAAATAAATTAGCTTTGCATTTTCTtaagtaacaataaaattggaaataataGATCATTTGGAGGATTATTTGGAATaactatgtgaaaaaaaatcgcTGATTTGTTGTTTTAATGACACNNNNNNNNNNNNNNNNNNNNNNNNNNNNNNNNNNNNNNNNNNNNNNNNNNNNNNNNNNNNNNNNNNNNNNNNNNNNNNNNNNNNNNNNNNNNNNNNNNNNTTTCAGATTTGACCCAATCACGGTAGAAGACGTGGAgagaagttaaatatttattaaccgATAATCGTCGTTCATTTACTTTtgataacatcaaaatatatgcTCTAACCGTACAATGCAATAATTTTGAGTAATTTGTaagcttaaatttaaaacaaattcttgtaatttttttaccttattttaatgattttaaggTCATCAACATCCGAGCTctacttataagtaattaaagtGTAGTTAAGTGGAGTAGTGTCAGTGGCGTGCTCAGCTTTTTTGAAAGGAGGGGGATATTCAGTTTTGACTTGTCACAGACCCGTGGggggcatatatatataatatatattccactgaatatatattttaatttacgttATCCCCCTGAACAActtagaataaaaattttaatcttcaactttaaacttcaaactttttaataaatttagactttcaaattgaaatattaataaataaaatgtttcccattcgtaaataaataatacacatgtaggtttaatatattattttaactatatagtttactatataatatttactgtatattaactatataatttttattaactaaaggAGAATTTCTATTTTCCTTGGCTTCTTGGCCATCTCATCTAACACTTCATCTGGTTTAGGAACTAAGAATGGGTAATGTAGTACAAatcacaatgttatattatatacataatacaggcgtaacatattattcaaaattaacattttataaaatgtaaattaagatTTCAAAGATGTTACAATTACCTAACCTAAAGTACTATTTCAAGTTTTCTTGGCTTTTTGGACATTTCATCTAAGACTTCATCTGGTGTAacattgatatatttatgtactgCCAACAACGTTAATCCattcaaattatcgtaaaataaaatgttagtattttttgaatgttAGTTGGACATTAGTTTAAGTTTAAGAGTGTTATACTTCAAGCATTAAGTTTCTAGTGCATGTCTTAACCCTCTTTAACGTTGAAAACATTCTTTCTGGGGTGGATGTTTAAATAGGCAGTAcacataaaatttttaatagctTATTCAAATTCGCAAAAATAGAGGAACTGAAAATTTTAAGAGCATCCAGGCCAGTTTTAATTACttcattattttccaataacTTTGTTCGCCAGATTTTTAGTTCAGCTAGACtgttttctttatttatgtGTGGTGAATAAAACTCCAGTAGTACCTTAGTATTAGGTTTATGAATTatacatactttataataattaataatatgtatgataatatttaacataactaaaaaattaaattaaattaaaactaattaggtaCACATTACACTCTACATTATTTTTCTGAGTAAACCAAAACTATCGAAGAACTATAAATTACGCATAAAAAAAGTTCATGGGTGGATATGACACCCTCATCCCCCCTCGTGAGCACGCCCCtgatttattagtataatatgcataggcGCATCTAGGCCAATACTTTTAGCGATGCACAAAGTCGTTAATAAacgttaaatttgataaatataattatttttttttaaggtgaaaGCCTCGATAATAGTACAATTGACTTATTTTACATAGgtgcttaataatttaaactaaattaatatttttcataaataataatatatttttgattgattCTTCGTCGGNNNNNNNNNNNNNNNNNNNNNNNNNNNNNNNNNNNNNNNNNNNNNNNNNNNNNNNNNNNNNNNNNNNNNNNNNNNNNNNNNNNNNNNNNNNNNNNNNNNNGTTAAAAAACAGTAacctttaaataaaattcaccTCCTCTCCCCCCAcagacaaaaaaatgaaaaatcggaTGACCTGGTGACACTCAGGAAAGTATTTGGAACAACTACTCTATGgtaaaaaatcgttaaattatttaaatgacacACTAAAAAAACGTAACCTTTAAATACAGTACACACCCTCTCCACAAGCCCtagacaaaaaaatttaaaatcaagcGACGTGATGACACTCAGGAATGTATTAAGAACAACTCtgtgaataaaaaattggaaaaaagttaaataattctgTCGGcagaaaataattacataaaacagGACTGTCAATAGACAAATAAACAGCAGCGTACGAGTTGATTCCCCtggtcattataatatgttattttcaatatttagtctAATAGCCTAACCCAAGAAACACCATGAGAAGGTTGGCTGACAAGtttctcaaaaatgttgttctttttagtttttttcatattttgaaaatcatacaatttgttgttaaaaaattaatagaaaaaaaaaattagtaggtaaaaaaagtttatttataaaatgattccTCTATATCAGCAGTCCTCACTAGGAATATAGAAAGGGCCAAttgtcatttttgaaaattacttgcgggccacatacatttttaattataataattaaaatataaatacaaatggaCAATAAACGATGACGGATAAACTGTTCATACAATGTTGGTGGTGGGACTACGCGGTGGGAATGAATAAACTCATAATACTTGTCTGCCCAACTGGTAATACAATACAAGTTGAAAATAGAaagataatatacttaatatatttccAATGACTGATAGCAATATATGGAGATAGCGATCCAACAAGATACCTTGCAAGTTGCAGTACACATATTACTAGTgaaccataaattataaagtattattatacattttgtttagttATAAACCTAGTTAAATGTGGTGGAGGGCTCCATGACTAAATCAGagaaatgtaaaaacattagAACTGTGGTATTTATACTGCTGTTCACACAAacacataaattatgtttttaatataaatttattagaataattattatacctgttCTTTCAACTGAGATTATCTtctttagtttatatttatagaatcgTTTACACTATCCAGTTTTTGTCGTTTGTTTGGATTCTGacttattttctttttcaaaatttgacttGAAGTTTCAAACATAGTGGACTgtctttttggtttttttggtGTGGATGTAAGTAATAATGGCATATGTTCACGGAATCTacgatgtttaattttattatgttcagTTTGACCATAttcagacaattttttttttatatttgttttgtgaTTTGCAAGcgttatatttttactgtaagttGTTCCTTTTCTGGTCATACTTGCATCAAGATTCACAGCAGATTTTATTGGTTTGGCAATTTGTCCTCTAGGGGAACTCATTGAAAAATCAAacatatgttttgttttattttcaacccTAGTAAGTTGTTCCACAAAATGTCTCCACTTTCTTGGAATGCCATTGACAGATCCGCATGTTTGATATAGTTTGTTAGGATATCCACTAATAATATTGCCAACCAAACGGTATAATCCATTTTTGGTTTTGACTAAACTATTTTCTTTTCTGCTTTCTAAAATACCAGCTTCGTGATGCTTTTCAACAACTGTCTGCTTGTCTTCTCCCAACaaatttcctaaaatataaataattttggtttcaTTAAGAAAGGATAAAAACATCagctatcaaaataatatattaaattaccagttaaaattaaaacatattttgataatgatTGTTCTGATGATttgattaatttcatatttaaagaCCACATAGATAAGAATTTTTCAACATTatctaatacatttaattgatttttatgatgttgacttgtattacttttttttgaggtctcgtttttattttctggtaatccaacaataattttaaatccaaCATTTTCAAGAAGGGATTCAAtagaattattatcataatttatgttttcatttt
This is a stretch of genomic DNA from Acyrthosiphon pisum isolate AL4f chromosome A3, pea_aphid_22Mar2018_4r6ur, whole genome shotgun sequence. It encodes these proteins:
- the LOC107884186 gene encoding uncharacterized protein LOC107884186 translates to MSNQTSTTDSKFKMPMAPPVYPSQSEALLFKDIIEEKTIALHSLLNDFLKVHPYRKFDIEFNMFLKRVKRIIIDGHRAGANVSRIINASHIAPQYTRPSASLNYRPSTSFNYRPTTLPMGSSSDHSMLRLPENNFDSNIPSKLSNPFKPPDCLKPKTVLPHIDQSSCVFHESPSTSSSVMKVSQNHNVTVEENNTHEIAQQSKSLSKNQPTVHNTYSDVIFKENKSVSESHKNENINYDNNSIESLLENVGFKIIVGLPENKNETSKKSNTSQHHKNQLNVLDNVEKFLSMWSLNMKLIKSSEQSLSKYVLILTGNLLGEDKQTVVEKHHEAGILESRKENSLVKTKNGLYRLVGNIISGYPNKLYQTCGSVNGIPRKWRHFVEQLTRVENKTKHMFDFSMSSPRGQIAKPIKSAVNLDASMTRKGTTYSKNITLANHKTNIKKKLSEYGQTEHNKIKHRRFREHMPLLLTSTPKKPKRQSTMFETSSQILKKKISQNPNKRQKLDSVNDSININ